Within Dysgonomonas sp. HDW5A, the genomic segment GAGATGAAAGAACTTAAAGCTTCTTTTTCTAAAGAATAAAGTTTTTCTAAAAGACGATTATCATGAAAATAAAAGAAATACTACAAACAATAGAACATCTGGCTCCCCTGCCTTTGCAGGAGAGTTTCGATAATTGTGGAGTGCAGATTGGTGATGTAAGTCACGAAGTAAAGTCCGTACTTTTATGTATAGATGTTACCGAAGATGTAATGGATGAGGCTATCCGTTTGGGATGTAATCTTGTTATATCGCATCATCCCTTGGCTTTTCGTAGTTTTAAATCTTTAACAGGCAAAAATTATGTAGAACGTTGCATGATAAAAGCTTGTAAACATGATATTGTTGTATATGCTGCACATACTAATTTAGATAATGCTGCTGGCGGAGTCAATTATCAATTAGCCAAAATACTCGATTTACAGCAAGTTAAGATTCTTGCACCGCAGAAAAGTAGTCTAGTAAAACTGGTAACATTTGTTCCGGTTGATTATGCTGAAAGTGTCCGTACAGTATTGTTTAATGCCGGAGCGGGAAATATTGGTAACTACGATGCCTGTAGTTATAATATAGCAGGTGAAGGGACTTACAGGGCTGGCGAGAATGCAAATCCATTTTTAGGAGAAAGGGGAGAATTGCATCGTGAAGCCGAAATCCGTATAGAGGTAATCCTTCCGGCCTTTAAGCAAAAAGAAATATTAAATGCTTTACTGGCAATACATCCTTATGAAGAACCTGCGTATGATTTCTATAAGTTAGAAAACTCATGGTCGCAAGCCGGTAGTGGTATTGTGGGAACTCTGCCCGATCCGATGGAAGAAGAAGACTTTCTCTATTATTTAAAAGATACTTTGCATTTGTCAAGCATTCAACATTCCACCTATCGAGGAACTATGATTCATGAGGTAGCTTTGTGTGGAGGAAGCGGAGCTTTTCTTATTCCTCAGGCGATTGGTTACGGAGCAGATATTTTCATAACAGGCGAAGCCAAATACAATGACTTTTACGATGTCGAGGATAAAATCTTATTAGCAACCGTAGGACACTATGAATCAGAAGTATGCACAAAGGATATATTTTATGATTTAATTTCGGCAAAGCATCCCGAAGTAGAATTAAATCTCTCTCAATTTGATGTGAATCCAGTAAAGTATCTGTAATTTAAGTTCGCAGAGCGTTTATTTCTTTAACGGGCAAGTGAGTGATAGATAGTTTATTCTTTAAATATTTTCTTTTGCTTATAGCTGATATTATAATGAAAATATAGTATCTTTGTATTCGAATTGTGATAAGTAAATAACAATTCTGTGTATAGATGTGGTGATATACTCCCTCTGAAATACTGCAATGTAGTAAATAAAGAAGCGAAATGTTGAGCTTTTTGTTTGCTGCATTTTTTTATTCCTGTGCTGTGTAGTAATAACTTAAAAACAAAATATAAAATGGCAAAGAAACAAGCTGAAAAAGAAATTGCAGTAGAAGATAAGCTAAGAACGCTTTATAGTCTGCAAGAAAAATTATCTGAAGTAGATAAAATCAAGATTCTTCGTGGTGAGTTGCCTTTAGAGGTTGCTGACTTAGATGATGAGATTGCAGGTCTTAAAACCCGTGTTGGAAAATACGAGTCGGATCTTAAAGAGTTTGAAGCTGCTGTTACTCAACAAAAACAAAAAATTCAGGATTGTACTTTGAAAATCGAGAAGTATAAAGAACAACTTGATAATGTACGTAACAATCGTGAATACGATCACCTGAGCAAAGAAATAGAATTCGAAACGCTGGAAATCGAATTGTCAGAAAAGCGTATCAAAGAATTTACACAAAATGTAAAGAATTTGAAAGAGCAAATCGAAACAAGCCATACTTTTCTTACTGATCGTTCTGCTGACTTGGCACAAAAGAAAGAAGAATTAGATGAGATCGTTTCGGAAACAAAACAGCAAGAAGAAGTTTTGAGAGAAGAGATAAAAGGAATCGAAGCAGAGGTAGAACCTCGCCTTCTTCAGGCTTTCAAGCGTATTCGTAAAAGTGCACGTAATGGTTTGGCAATTGTTTCTATTGAGCGTGGTGCTTGTGGAGGTTGTTTCAATAAAATACCACCACAAAAACAAATGGACATTAAACTAGGAAAGAAAATCCTGGTATGCGAATATTGTGGACGTATTATGGTAGACACCGAATTGATAAATAATGTAGGTTTCTTACCTTTAGATTTGTAAGAAAATCATACTACAATAAAACAGAGCCCTTTGAATAATTATTCAAGGGGCTCTTTGTTTTTATAAAAGTACTTTTATACCTATTAAAAAGAGTAACTTTTCATTAAAAAAGTATCTTTGTCATTCAGAGTATAATTTCTATAGACTATAGGCGTTATAATTTTAACTCGGTTTTCTCGTTTTTACTTTTTAGGTAAGTGTTATAAGTATAAAAAAATAATAAATGAAGAGATATCATTTTCTACTATTCATTGGAATAATCATTCTTTGTAGTTCGTGTGGAACAACAAAAAAATTCTCATATTTTCAAGATTTAGATGAGTATCTGCAAAAAGAGGTGGCGATGTCCGATTCGGTTCAGGAAATAAGAATAAAACCGAATGATCAGTTGGCAATAGTAGTATCATCCGTAAGCGCTCAAGCTGTAGCACCATTTAATCTACCCACAGCCGCAGCTATGTCTCCTAATGGTTTAAGCCAAAATTCATTACCTTCTTATTTGGTAGATAGTGAGGGCGAAATTAATTTCCCAACTTTAGGTAAGATCAGGTTGGAAGGACTATCATTGGAAGAAGCGGTCGGTTTGTTGCAAATGCGACTGGAGGATTATGTGAAAGACCCGATTGTTAATATTCAGATACTTAATTTCAGAGTGTCTGTGCTTGGCTCGGTTAATGCTCCGGGACCTTTTTATTTTACAGGGCAAAGAGTATCTATATTAGATGCAATAGCTAATGCCCGTGATCTGACTCTTTATGGCAGGCGCGATAATGTATTGTTGATTCGTGAAAATGGAGGAAAAAAAGAGTTTATACGTTTCGATTTGACTAATAGCAATAGTGTATTTTCTTCGAAATATTTCTATCTGCAACAGAATGACATTGTTTATGTAGAGTCTAATAAGGAACATCAGAAAGATTCACAAATGAGTCAGCAGAAACAATTTAATCTGACACTGATAAGTACAGCTATAACAAGTGTTATTGCTACCATATCGTTAATCATAGCAGTGTCTAATAAATAGAGTATAACACTTTTTGATATGAGTGCAAAAAAGAAATCGGAATTTGTTAATGTAGGAGATGTAATCCTCAAATATACACGATATTGGAAGTGGTTCCTTTTGTCGGGAATAACTTGTCTGTTTATCGCTATCGCTTATCTGAAAACGGTAGATCCTACTTATTTAATAGTTTCGAATGTAAAACTAAGAACAGAAGCTGAGGGGGCTAAGATTGCCTCTTCCCTTGTGCGTAGTTTCGGGTTAGGAGGTTTAGCGGATTCGGACAATATTGACGATGAGGCGGCTGTTATGTCCTCACAATCGCATATGCGTGATATGATTTACGAGTTGGGATTATATACGACTTACGACTTGAAGAAATTCCCTTTCGATAAATCCATGTATAATACCTCTCCATTGGTTATTAGTGTCGATAGATCGGTTATGGATACTTTATCGATGCCTATTAAGTTTAAGATTGATGTAAAGGGTAAATCTGTTGAGGTAAAAGCCGAGATTGACGGGGATAAGGTAGGGGAGTTTCAGTTTAACT encodes:
- a CDS encoding Nif3-like dinuclear metal center hexameric protein; the encoded protein is MMKIKEILQTIEHLAPLPLQESFDNCGVQIGDVSHEVKSVLLCIDVTEDVMDEAIRLGCNLVISHHPLAFRSFKSLTGKNYVERCMIKACKHDIVVYAAHTNLDNAAGGVNYQLAKILDLQQVKILAPQKSSLVKLVTFVPVDYAESVRTVLFNAGAGNIGNYDACSYNIAGEGTYRAGENANPFLGERGELHREAEIRIEVILPAFKQKEILNALLAIHPYEEPAYDFYKLENSWSQAGSGIVGTLPDPMEEEDFLYYLKDTLHLSSIQHSTYRGTMIHEVALCGGSGAFLIPQAIGYGADIFITGEAKYNDFYDVEDKILLATVGHYESEVCTKDIFYDLISAKHPEVELNLSQFDVNPVKYL
- a CDS encoding zinc ribbon domain-containing protein, with the protein product MAKKQAEKEIAVEDKLRTLYSLQEKLSEVDKIKILRGELPLEVADLDDEIAGLKTRVGKYESDLKEFEAAVTQQKQKIQDCTLKIEKYKEQLDNVRNNREYDHLSKEIEFETLEIELSEKRIKEFTQNVKNLKEQIETSHTFLTDRSADLAQKKEELDEIVSETKQQEEVLREEIKGIEAEVEPRLLQAFKRIRKSARNGLAIVSIERGACGGCFNKIPPQKQMDIKLGKKILVCEYCGRIMVDTELINNVGFLPLDL
- a CDS encoding polysaccharide biosynthesis/export family protein, whose protein sequence is MKRYHFLLFIGIIILCSSCGTTKKFSYFQDLDEYLQKEVAMSDSVQEIRIKPNDQLAIVVSSVSAQAVAPFNLPTAAAMSPNGLSQNSLPSYLVDSEGEINFPTLGKIRLEGLSLEEAVGLLQMRLEDYVKDPIVNIQILNFRVSVLGSVNAPGPFYFTGQRVSILDAIANARDLTLYGRRDNVLLIRENGGKKEFIRFDLTNSNSVFSSKYFYLQQNDIVYVESNKEHQKDSQMSQQKQFNLTLISTAITSVIATISLIIAVSNK